One Moorella sp. E308F genomic region harbors:
- a CDS encoding stage III sporulation protein AB: protein MLKMVGGGLIILTCGLLGLEKARGFSARIEQLRQLNAGLKLLETEIIYGATPLPLALTRVGNQLAGPVALFFQTVARALQENAAAGALAAWQRGLEELGRKGALQPGDLEILKALGPMLGNSGAGDQIKNLELTRQLLGQQQLAAHEENNRQGKMWRTLGFLLGITLVLLLY from the coding sequence ATGTTAAAAATGGTGGGAGGCGGGTTGATAATCCTCACCTGCGGTTTGCTGGGCCTGGAGAAGGCCCGCGGTTTTAGCGCCCGGATTGAACAGCTGCGCCAGTTAAATGCCGGCCTGAAATTGCTAGAGACGGAAATAATCTATGGGGCTACCCCCCTCCCCTTGGCTCTCACCCGGGTTGGGAACCAGCTGGCCGGGCCAGTGGCTTTATTTTTCCAGACTGTGGCCCGGGCGCTGCAAGAAAACGCTGCCGCCGGTGCCCTGGCAGCCTGGCAGAGGGGCCTGGAGGAACTGGGGCGGAAAGGGGCCCTGCAGCCCGGGGATCTGGAGATACTAAAGGCCCTGGGTCCTATGCTGGGTAACTCCGGTGCCGGCGACCAGATTAAAAACCTGGAGCTGACCCGCCAGCTCCTGGGGCAGCAGCAGCTGGCAGCCCACGAAGAAAACAATCGCCAGGGCAAGATGTGGCGTACCCTGGGTTTCCTGCTGGGGATAACCCTGGTGCTGTTGCTATATTAA
- the spoIIIAA gene encoding stage III sporulation protein AA, with the protein MGSVRLVKGDGKPPLGQAGEGRGGGLSGLLAFLPAAVATSLAALPLEVKAALEEIRLRRERPLQVRWGAGEGWVQAGGTLTAVPNLAYIVSENDLSQTIQALTRSSLYALEEELRSGYITVRGGHRVGLVGEAVVRQGEVQTLKNFAGLNLRLARSIPGCARELMPYLLEQGRPLNTLILSPPRCGKTTLLRDIIRLFSNGIGELKFPGVNVGVVDERSEIAGCWLGVPQLDVGPRTDVLDRCPKAAGMLMLLRSMGPEVIATDEIGRPEELAALQDILNAGVTILASVHAGSLEELKHRPGWRPLLERGFWQRLIILGRTLGPGTIEFLLSGDGRTLRRGPWRGEGKAC; encoded by the coding sequence GCGTACGGCTGGTCAAGGGTGACGGAAAACCACCTTTAGGACAGGCCGGGGAAGGCAGGGGAGGGGGGCTCTCCGGGTTGTTGGCCTTTTTGCCGGCAGCGGTCGCTACTTCCCTGGCTGCCCTGCCCCTGGAGGTAAAAGCTGCCCTGGAAGAAATCCGCCTGCGGCGGGAGCGGCCCCTCCAGGTGCGCTGGGGTGCCGGTGAAGGCTGGGTGCAGGCTGGCGGCACTTTGACAGCTGTACCCAACCTGGCCTATATCGTAAGCGAAAACGATCTCAGCCAGACCATCCAGGCCCTCACCCGCAGTTCCCTTTATGCCCTGGAGGAAGAATTGCGCTCCGGGTATATCACCGTGAGGGGCGGCCACCGGGTGGGGCTGGTGGGCGAAGCAGTGGTACGCCAGGGAGAAGTTCAAACCTTAAAGAATTTTGCCGGCCTTAATTTGCGCCTGGCCAGGAGTATCCCCGGTTGTGCCCGGGAGTTAATGCCCTACCTCCTGGAGCAGGGGCGCCCCCTCAACACCCTTATTCTTTCACCGCCGCGTTGCGGCAAGACTACTTTACTGCGCGATATTATCCGTCTTTTCAGTAACGGCATAGGGGAACTTAAGTTTCCCGGGGTCAATGTAGGCGTGGTGGACGAGCGTTCCGAAATTGCCGGCTGCTGGCTGGGGGTGCCCCAGCTGGATGTCGGCCCCCGGACGGACGTCCTGGATCGTTGCCCCAAGGCGGCCGGGATGTTGATGCTCCTCCGGTCCATGGGGCCGGAGGTCATTGCCACCGACGAGATTGGCCGCCCGGAGGAACTGGCGGCTTTACAGGATATTTTAAATGCCGGGGTGACAATTCTGGCCAGCGTCCATGCCGGCAGCCTGGAAGAGTTGAAACACCGGCCGGGCTGGAGGCCGCTCCTGGAGCGGGGTTTCTGGCAACGCTTGATAATCCTTGGCCGTACCCTGGGACCGGGGACCATCGAATTCCTCCTTAGCGGGGACGGCCGGACCTTGCGCCGCGGTCCCTGGCGGGGGGAGGGCAAGGCATGTTAA